A single region of the Nitrospiraceae bacterium genome encodes:
- a CDS encoding gamma carbonic anhydrase family protein produces MIRTFHGIKPTIPKSCFIEDTGVVIGDVVMGENCSVWFHAVIRGDVHFIRIGDRTNVQDLCTLHVTHDTHPLIIGSDVTIGHNVILHGCTIKDRVLIGMGAVIMDGAVIGEDSVVGAGALVTEGTVVPAKSLILGSPAKVKRAVTEHELVWIKESADNYVNYASQYLGDPEKARTGFQF; encoded by the coding sequence ATGATCCGCACGTTTCACGGCATAAAACCTACCATTCCGAAATCCTGTTTCATTGAAGACACCGGTGTGGTGATCGGCGACGTGGTGATGGGAGAAAACTGCAGCGTGTGGTTCCACGCCGTCATTCGAGGAGACGTGCACTTCATCCGAATCGGAGACCGCACCAACGTACAGGATCTCTGTACGTTGCATGTCACCCACGACACGCACCCGCTCATCATCGGGAGCGACGTGACGATCGGCCACAACGTGATCCTCCACGGTTGTACCATCAAGGATCGGGTGTTGATCGGAATGGGCGCCGTCATTATGGACGGGGCCGTGATTGGAGAAGACTCGGTCGTGGGTGCTGGTGCACTCGTGACCGAAGGGACGGTCGTGCCGGCGAAAAGCCTGATCCTCGGCTCACCCGCCAAGGTGAAACGAGCTGTCACCGAACACGAACTGGTGTGGATCAAGGAATCAGCGGACAACTACGTCAACTATGCGAGTCAGTATCTCGGCGATCCAGAAAAGGCAAGAACCGGCTTTCAGTTCTAA